Proteins found in one Oscarella lobularis chromosome 16, ooOscLobu1.1, whole genome shotgun sequence genomic segment:
- the LOC136196483 gene encoding uncharacterized protein has translation MLAISALKSSLLTILTVVVGCALRGDIVLIFLLLTQSIKTDFEPNRVIDNGSSPQQSDAIKGASDLPLDVLFFVTTSIVSSQGILIVVSAYFHYCYYVARRSEAHEWKCQPRRFLTPENAKHEIGVGITNMTLLGVVSGLTATYVYRGGQTTLYFDFSHRSLLYLVLSTVAFFFYVEAISYYTHRLWHTPYLYKRFHKHHHRYHSPTAFASVAMTKLEILLYQSYLILPLFGWFEIYAGAYVVVLLYIYYFGLVDHSGVKMESWFPWQPPSTFHDNHHEFFHCNFGFNTYFFDKLHNTLRQEHRRYGEDVFGGHGKPEK, from the exons ATGCTGGCGATCAGCGCTCTGAAATCGAGCCTTCTTACAATTCTAACAGTTGTTGTAGGGTGCGCTTTACGCG GAGAcattgtattgatttttctcttactaACACAGTCTATAAAGACCGATTTCGAACCAAATCGCGTCATCGACAATGGAAGTTCCCCGCAACAGTCCGACGCCATCAAAGGCGCCTCAGACCTGCCGTTGgatgttctcttcttcgtgaCGACATCGATCGTCTCCTCGCAAGGAATACTTATCGTAGTCAGCGCATACTTTCACTATTGTTACTACGTTGCAAGACGTTCCGAAGCGCACGAATGGAAATGCCAACCCCGACGCTTTCTGACGCCGGAAAATGCGAAGCACGAAATCGGCGTGGGAATAACGAATATGACGCTACTCGGCGTCGTATCGGGTCTCACGGCTACCTACGTCTACAGAGGCGGACAAACGACGCTCTACTTCGACTTCTCTCATAGAAGTCTCCTCTATCTCGTCTTATCGActgtcgcctttttcttctacgtCGAAGCGATATCCTACTACACGCATCGACTCTGGCACACGCCTTACCTTTACAAGCGCTTTCACAAGCATCACCATCGATATCATTCGCCGaccgctttcgcttctgtCGCAATGACTAAATTGGAAATTTTGTTGTATCAGAGTTATTTGATTTTGCCGCTGTTTGGTTGGTTTGAGATTTATGCCGGTGCCTATGTTGTCGTGCTTCTCTATATCTACTATTTTGGCCTCGTCGACCATTCTGGGGTTAAAATGGAATCTTGGTTTCCGTGGCAGCCGCCTTCGACTTTTCACGATAATCACCACGA attctTTCACTGCAATTTTGGATTCAATACGTACTTTTTCGACAAACTGCACAACACGCTCAGACAGGAACATCGACGATACGGAGAAGACGTCTTCGGAGGTCACGGCAAGCCCGAGAAATGA
- the LOC136196480 gene encoding uncharacterized protein isoform X2 — translation MPTAALLIFTAFLATCGFVCASGPQLSVVDVKSYTKVQSHGNSTLYEIVANATTSYAIAPYLVELVGTRYDMGYAYGTFFGDRIEKIYDAFLKSQLGKHWYDDALIDVIGIALDWQWNNYLSIQVPETFKEELDGIRDGASAAGCPGCGSYVTRTIVLANMPGDVQDVLYILIREAFPSALHLLPRKASQEKVTHRQCSMFGIWGSRTENQKLFSARNLDWNKDSGINKLKVITVYKPSDGAYAHATVGFVPLYGALAGMSASGITVHEANLEEDQITFNGFPWVLRLRYIMEKASNLEEARSLWENTNNTVGFNHMVGSGNDAVAYAMNKSKYCAVAMETMFNYTAFFPDNDPRQANALYTNSETNSSDHIGFPVTEAVWRTNHGYDPIIREHYEWSQSPTSWSMQRYVMIHEAITSYERNGISVGPMEAINITAIVGDKGHHAYDCMDNTDGTNVLSVTYDPNDKIMYTAWESKAGENWRPACCSSYLKVDMTPWFS, via the exons ATGCCAACTGCCGCTCTTCTCATTTTTACAGCTTTCCTTGCGACCTGTGGCTTCGTTTGCGCGTCGGGTCCTCAACTTTCTGTTGTCGACGTAAAAAGCTACACGAAAGTGCAATCGCACGGCAACTCGACACTGTACGAGATCGTTgccaacgcgacgacgtcgtacgcCATTGCGCCCTATCTGGTCGAGCTCGTCGGCACTCGATACG ACATGGGTTACGCCTACGGAACTTTCTTTGGAGACAGAATAGAGAAGATCTACGATGCTTTCCTCAAATCGCAGCTAGGAAAGCACTGGTACGACGAC gCTCTGATCGACGTAATCGGCATTGCGCTCGACTGGCAATGGAACAACTATTTG TCAATCCAAGTGCCCGAGACGTTCAAGGAGGAACTCGACGGCATACGGGACGGCGCCAGTGCCGCCGGTTGCCCCGGCTGCGGCAGCTACGTAACGAGAACGATCGTTCTCGCCAACATGCCTGGCGATGTGCAAGACGTTCTCTATATCCTCATCAGGGAAGCATTTCCGTCAGCACTTCACTTGCTTCCTCGTAAGGCGTCCCAAGAAAAAGTGACTCATCGGCAATG TTCCATGTTTGGCATATGGGGCAGTCGAAcggaaaatcaaaaattgtTTTCCGCTCGCAACTTGGACTGGAATAAAGATAGCG GAATCAATAAATTGAAAGTGATAACCGTCTACAAGCCCTCAGACGGCGCCTACGCTCACGCAACGGTTGGCTTTGTGCCGCTCTATGGGGCTCTAGCTGGAATGAGCGCCAGTGGAATAACAG TTCACGAAGCCAATTTGGAAGAAGATCAAATCACGTTCAACGGTTTTCCGTGGGTCCTTCGTCTGCGTTACATAATGGAGAAGGCGAGCAATCTAGAAGAAGCGAG ATCTCTGTGGGAGAATACAAACAACACCGTCGGTTTCAATCACATGGTCGGAAGCGGTAACGACGCCGTGGCCTACGCAATGAACAAATCGAAGTACTGCGCCGTGGCCATGGAAACGATGTTCAACTACACGGCATTCTTTCCGGACAACGATCCGAGGCAG GCGAATGCATTGTACACGAATTCGGAAACGAACTCGTCGGATCACATCGGATTTCCCGTGACCGAGGCCGTGTGGCGAACGAACCACGGTTACGACCCGATCATTCGCGAGCACTACGAGTGGAGTcaatcgccgacgtcgtgGTCGATGCAACGCTACGTTATGATTCACGAGGCGATCACGTCGTACGAACGCAACGGAATCAGCGTCGGTCCCATGGAGGCGATTAATATAACGGCTATTGTCGGAGACAAGGGGCATCATGCGTATGATTGTATGGAC aataCCGACGGAACGAACGTTCTCAGCGTTACGTATGATCCTAACGATAAGATCATG TATACGGCTTGGGAGAGCAAGGCGGGCGAGAACTGGCGTCCTGCTTG CTGTTCGAGCTATCTGAAAGTCGACATGACGCCTTGGTTTTCCTAA
- the LOC136196482 gene encoding DDB1- and CUL4-associated factor 5-like produces MWLRHECETGRRDVRRSYVSSKMHGAAGRHLPSLTMRGHCGCVNALEFSKNDGGQWIVSGGDDTRVLVWNANRIAAGVVEANSLKTRHASNIFTVQFDNESRCVYSGGNDATVLCHDLGRQEAMDVFPHAEPVYSLSVDPHHSCIFSSAGQDGKVLLWDRRASSEGSCTRLMQSSHSFHSVAFHPVEPRFIATANVWDGVRLHDIRQPRKCYIHYGVRQKAMSVAFNRSGTELFVLRRRAPPLLYSVYDASDDGCQFLHNGYANACTMKSGCFAGENDEYVVSGSDDFNVYMWRIPSSRETRGSVQSSAQFVLPGHRSIVNQVRFNSRTMVLLTSGVEKIIKMWSLFPSSSFEEESVPRQRRRLFTSLDHVDIMLSLGASTGGRSTAEDERMLEFFDSLIEQDHAPSDTDTDSGSSSSGTTTDDGVANDSDDSSSDDGRGC; encoded by the exons ATGTGGCTGCGCCACGAATGCGAAACGGGTCGCCGTGACGTTCGCCGATCGtacgtctcgtcgaaaatGCACGGGGCGGCCGGCCGACATCTACCCAGTCTGACGATGCGCGGACACTGCGGCTGCGTGAACGCGCTCGAATTCtcgaagaacgacggcggTCAGTGGATCGTCTCGGGCGGCGACGATACGCGAGTGCTCGTCTGGAACGCAAATCGAATCGCTGCTGGCGTCGTTGAGGCCAATTCTCTAAAAACTCGTCACGCGTCGAATATTTTCACTGTTCAATTCGACAACGAATCGCGCTGCGTCTATTCGGGAG GAAACGATGCCACGGTGTTGTGTCACGATCTCGGAAG GCAAGAGGCGATGGATGTCTTTCCTCACGCCGAGCCTGTTTACAGCCTCAGCGTCGATCCCCATCACAGCTGCATATTCTCGTCGGCCGGCCAAGACGGCAAAGTTTTGCTTTGGGACAGGCGAGCGTCGAGCGAAG GTTCCTGTACGCGTCTCATGCAGTCGTCGCACTCCTTCCACTCGGTCGCTTTCCATCCGGTGGAACCTCGTTTCATTGCCACGGCCAACGTCTGGGACGGCGTGCGTCTGCACGACATTCGCCAGCCAAGAAA GTGTTACATTCACTATGGTGTCAGACAGAAAGCGATGAGCGTCGCATTCAATCGCTCCGGAACGGAATTATTCGTTCTGCGTCGGcgcgcgccgccgctgctCTACAGCGTGTacgacgcgagcgacgacggatGCCAGTTTCTTCATAACGGCTACGCGAATGCGTGCACGATGAAGAGCGGATGCTTCGCAggagagaacgacgaa TACGTTGTATCGGGATCAGATGATTTCAACGTGTACATGTGGAGGATACCGAGTAGTAGAGAGACGAGAG gTTCTGTTCAGTCGTCGGCGCAGTTTGTTTTGCCTGGCCATCGTTCGATTGTGAATCAGGTTCGCTTCAATTCTCGCACGATGGTTCTTCTCACGTCGGGCGTCGAAAAGATCATTAAA ATGTGGAGTCTTTTCCCCAGCAGCTCCTTCGAAGAAGAGTCGGTGccgcgacaacgacgacgacttttcaCCAGTCTAGATCACGTCGATATTATGCTGTCGCTCGGCGCTTCCACCGGCGGGCGATCGACCGCCGAAGACGAGCGCATGCTGGAGTTTTTCGACTCGCTCATAGAACAGGATCACGCACCGTCGGATACTGATACCGACTCGGGGAGTTCGAGCAGTGGCACGACTACGGATGATGGCGTTGCTAATGATAGTGATGACAGTTCCAGCGATGACGGACGGGGCTGCTAG
- the LOC136196480 gene encoding uncharacterized protein isoform X1, translating to MPTAALLIFTAFLATCGFVCASGPQLSVVDVKSYTKVQSHGNSTLYEIVANATTSYAIAPYLVELVGTRYDMGYAYGTFFGDRIEKIYDAFLKSQLGKHWYDDALIDVIGIALDWQWNNYLSIQVPETFKEELDGIRDGASAAGCPGCGSYVTRTIVLANMPGDVQDVLYILIREAFPSALHLLPRKASQEKVTHRQCSMFGIWGSRTENQKLFSARNLDWNKDSGINKLKVITVYKPSDGAYAHATVGFVPLYGALAGMSASGITVHEANLEEDQITFNGFPWVLRLRYIMEKASNLEEARSLWENTNNTVGFNHMVGSGNDAVAYAMNKSKYCAVAMETMFNYTAFFPDNDPREANALYTNSETNSSDHIGFPVTEAVWRTNHGYDPIIREHYEWSQSPTSWSMQRYVMIHEAITSYERNGISVGPMEAINITAIVGDKGHHAYDCMDNTDGTNVLSVTYDPNDKIMYTAWESKAGENWRPACCSSYLKVDMTPWFS from the exons ATGCCAACTGCCGCTCTTCTCATTTTTACAGCTTTCCTTGCGACCTGTGGCTTCGTTTGCGCGTCGGGTCCTCAACTTTCTGTTGTCGACGTAAAAAGCTACACGAAAGTGCAATCGCACGGCAACTCGACACTGTACGAGATCGTTgccaacgcgacgacgtcgtacgcCATTGCGCCCTATCTGGTCGAGCTCGTCGGCACTCGATACG ACATGGGTTACGCCTACGGAACTTTCTTTGGAGACAGAATAGAGAAGATCTACGATGCTTTCCTCAAATCGCAGCTAGGAAAGCACTGGTACGACGAC gCTCTGATCGACGTAATCGGCATTGCGCTCGACTGGCAATGGAACAACTATTTG TCAATCCAAGTGCCCGAGACGTTCAAGGAGGAACTCGACGGCATACGGGACGGCGCCAGTGCCGCCGGTTGCCCCGGCTGCGGCAGCTACGTAACGAGAACGATCGTTCTCGCCAACATGCCTGGCGATGTGCAAGACGTTCTCTATATCCTCATCAGGGAAGCATTTCCGTCAGCACTTCACTTGCTTCCTCGTAAGGCGTCCCAAGAAAAAGTGACTCATCGGCAATG TTCCATGTTTGGCATATGGGGCAGTCGAAcggaaaatcaaaaattgtTTTCCGCTCGCAACTTGGACTGGAATAAAGATAGCG GAATCAATAAATTGAAAGTGATAACCGTCTACAAGCCCTCAGACGGCGCCTACGCTCACGCAACGGTTGGCTTTGTGCCGCTCTATGGGGCTCTAGCTGGAATGAGCGCCAGTGGAATAACAG TTCACGAAGCCAATTTGGAAGAAGATCAAATCACGTTCAACGGTTTTCCGTGGGTCCTTCGTCTGCGTTACATAATGGAGAAGGCGAGCAATCTAGAAGAAGCGAG ATCTCTGTGGGAGAATACAAACAACACCGTCGGTTTCAATCACATGGTCGGAAGCGGTAACGACGCCGTGGCCTACGCAATGAACAAATCGAAGTACTGCGCCGTGGCCATGGAAACGATGTTCAACTACACGGCATTCTTTCCGGACAACGATCCGAG agAGGCGAATGCATTGTACACGAATTCGGAAACGAACTCGTCGGATCACATCGGATTTCCCGTGACCGAGGCCGTGTGGCGAACGAACCACGGTTACGACCCGATCATTCGCGAGCACTACGAGTGGAGTcaatcgccgacgtcgtgGTCGATGCAACGCTACGTTATGATTCACGAGGCGATCACGTCGTACGAACGCAACGGAATCAGCGTCGGTCCCATGGAGGCGATTAATATAACGGCTATTGTCGGAGACAAGGGGCATCATGCGTATGATTGTATGGAC aataCCGACGGAACGAACGTTCTCAGCGTTACGTATGATCCTAACGATAAGATCATG TATACGGCTTGGGAGAGCAAGGCGGGCGAGAACTGGCGTCCTGCTTG CTGTTCGAGCTATCTGAAAGTCGACATGACGCCTTGGTTTTCCTAA
- the LOC136196484 gene encoding uncharacterized protein, which translates to MSLLRYLVLSASIAYVFSAGQCPYYGDARVHSIQVNLPNCTWYRASACCVRTEVVSAFDQMPPLQGASTGCRNRVNYMMCHFCSPQQNIWYTAGRVQMCSSFCSDTYNECEDALFNGTKVGTLYADGKSFCEAQNFVSVSSTSRCFDFDEEAFDGAGRATSSLVLLAIVAIVKFI; encoded by the exons ATGAGTCTACTTCGCTATCTCGTCCTCTCGGCTTCGATCGCTTACGTTTTCAGCGCCGGGCAGTGTCCTTATTACG GCGACGCTCGCGTTCACTCGATACAAGTCAATTTGCCGAACTGCACGTGGTACAGGGCATCGGCCTGCTGCGTACGAACCGAAGTCGTCTCGGCGTTCGACCAGATGCCGCCGCTGCAAGGCGCGAGCACGGGCTGTCGCAATCGAGTCAACTACATGATGTGCCACTTCTGTTCGCCGCAGCAGAACATCTGGTACACGGCGGGACGCGTTCAAATGTGCTCCTCCTTCTGCAGCGACACGTACAACGAGTGCGAGGACGCCCTATTCAACGGAACGAAGGTGGGGACGTTGTACGCGGACGGAAAATCGTTCTGCGAGGCGCAGAatttcgtctccgtctcctcgacgagtcgatgcttcgatttcgacgaagaggcgTTTGACGGCGCCGGACGcgcgacgtcttcgctcgttcttctcgccaTCGTCGCAATCGTGAAGTTCATATAA